One genomic region from Manis pentadactyla isolate mManPen7 chromosome 12, mManPen7.hap1, whole genome shotgun sequence encodes:
- the LOC118909813 gene encoding olfactory receptor-like protein OLF4: protein MELGNDTQISGFLLLGFSEEPALQLLLFGLFLSMYLITVFGNLLIILAIGKDSHLHTPMYFFLSSLSFVDICFTTTTIPKMLWNIQTESKAISYEGCITQIYFLILFAVLDVFLLTVMAYDRYVAICHPLHYTVIMNPQLCGLLVLVSWIMCTLNSLLQSLMMLRLSFCTNLEIPHFFCELNEMIQLACSDTFLNNLVMYFAAVLLGGGPFAGILYSYSKIVSSICRISSSEGKYKAFSTCASHLSVVSLFYCTMLGVYLSSAATQSSHSSAIASVMYTVVTPMLNPFIYSLRNKDIKMALRRFIGMLVI from the coding sequence ATGGAACTAGGAAATGATACCCAaatttctggatttcttcttcTTGGATTTTCAGAGGAACCAGCCCTGCAGCTCCTCCTATTTGGACTTTTCCTCTCCATGTACCTGATCACAGTGtttgggaacctgctcatcatcttGGCCATCGGTAAAGACTCCCAcctgcacacacccatgtacttcttcctctccagCCTGTCCTTTGTAGACATAtgtttcaccaccaccaccatccccaagaTGCTGTGGAACATCCAGACAGAGAGCAAAGCTATAAGCTATGAAGGCTGTATCAcccagatttattttcttatactcTTTGCAGTGTTGGATGTCTTTCTTCTCactgtgatggcctatgaccgttatgtggccatctgtcaccCCCTGCATTACACAGTCATCATGAACCCCCAGCTCTGTGGACTGCTGGTTCTAGTGTCCTGGATCATGTGTACCCTGAATTCCTTGTTACAAAGCTTAATGATGTTACGTCTTTCCTTTTGTACAAACTTGGAAATCCCACACTTCTTTTGTGAGCTCAATGAGATGATCCAACTTGCCTGCTCAGACACCTTTCTTAATAACCTGGTGATGTATTTTGCAGCTGTCCTGCTGGGTGGTGGTCCCTTTGCAGGGATACTTTATTCTTACTCTAAGATAGTTTCCTCCATATGTAGAATATCATCATCTGAGGGCAAGTATAAAGCATTTTCCACATGTGCATCTCATCTCTCTGTTGTCTCCCTATTTTATTGTACAATGCTTGGGGTGTACCTTAGCTCTGCTGCTACCCAGAGCTCACACTCAAGTGCAATAGCTTCAGTGATGTACACTGTGGTCAcacccatgctgaaccccttcatctacagtctcaggaataaagatataaaaatggctCTGAGAAGATTCATTGGTATGCTTGTTATATAA